Proteins from one Chroococcidiopsis sp. CCMEE 29 genomic window:
- a CDS encoding glycosyltransferase yields the protein MQIVIFCHSLLSDWNHGNAHFLRGITTELLCRGHQVRVYEPSSAWSLQNLIADYGESAITEFHAAYPQLESIPYDRSTLDLNQALAGANLVLVHEWNEPEVVQQIGRHRAEAGSYRLLFHDTHHRAITAPETMAAYDLSDYDGVLAFGAVIRDLYLDQGWIAQAWTWHEAADTRIFHPIEQPSESEGDLVWIGNWGDDERTAELYEFLINPIKALGLKARVYGVRYPQSAQQALREAGIEYGGWLPNYQVPQVFSRFRVTVHVPRRPYAAALPGIPTIRPFEALACGIPLISAPWQDAEGLFTPGKDFLVAPTGEAMQHHLKALLANPSLGRKLAAHGLQTIRSRHTCAHRVDELLQIYAQLEGINQAEAILA from the coding sequence ATGCAAATCGTAATTTTTTGCCATTCACTCCTATCAGATTGGAATCACGGCAACGCTCACTTTTTGCGAGGCATTACTACGGAACTGCTCTGCCGGGGACATCAAGTCCGGGTTTATGAACCCAGCAGTGCCTGGAGTCTCCAGAACCTAATAGCAGATTATGGGGAGAGTGCGATCACAGAATTTCATGCTGCCTACCCCCAGCTTGAGAGCATCCCCTACGACCGATCAACGCTTGACCTGAATCAAGCTCTAGCAGGGGCAAACTTAGTCCTGGTGCATGAATGGAATGAGCCTGAAGTGGTGCAACAGATTGGTAGACACCGAGCGGAGGCAGGTAGCTATCGACTGCTGTTCCACGATACCCACCATCGTGCCATCACCGCCCCTGAAACCATGGCAGCTTACGATCTGAGTGATTATGACGGTGTCTTGGCATTTGGAGCAGTGATTCGCGACCTCTACCTTGACCAAGGCTGGATTGCCCAAGCCTGGACCTGGCATGAAGCGGCTGATACTCGGATCTTTCATCCGATCGAGCAACCGTCTGAATCTGAAGGAGATCTGGTCTGGATTGGCAACTGGGGCGATGATGAACGCACGGCAGAGCTGTATGAGTTCTTGATTAACCCGATCAAAGCCCTTGGTTTAAAGGCGCGTGTCTATGGGGTACGATATCCTCAATCTGCTCAACAAGCCTTAAGAGAAGCTGGCATTGAATATGGCGGCTGGTTACCGAACTACCAAGTGCCGCAGGTTTTTAGTCGCTTTCGGGTTACCGTCCATGTCCCCCGCCGCCCCTATGCTGCCGCTTTACCAGGCATTCCTACAATTCGACCGTTTGAAGCTCTTGCCTGTGGGATTCCCCTGATCTCTGCCCCCTGGCAGGACGCAGAAGGGCTGTTTACCCCAGGCAAAGATTTCCTGGTGGCTCCTACTGGAGAAGCCATGCAGCACCATCTCAAGGCATTACTGGCTAATCCTAGCTTGGGTCGGAAGCTTGCTGCCCATGGACTGCAAACAATTCGATCGCGCCATACCTGCGCTCATCGGGTAGATGAACTGCTCCAGATCTACGCTCAATTGGAAGGGATAAATCAAGCGGAGGCGATACTGGCATGA
- a CDS encoding glycosyltransferase has translation MKIIILGLSITSSWGNGHATTYRGLVRELCNRGHEVLFLERDVPWYAVHRDLPQPPYGRTELYTNLQELKDRFAKEVQAADLVMVGSYVPEGVAVGEWVTKIAQAVTAFYDIDTPVTLAKLERGDREYLCRELIPRYHLYLSFTGGPILDWIEQHYGSPMTRPLYCAVDPALYYPEATEPKWDLGYMGTYSDDRQPVLDRLMLEPARGWVAGCMVVAGPQYPVDIQWPGNVERIEHLPPAEHRAFYNAQRFTLNITRADMVRAGYAPSVRLFEAAACATPIISDYWQGLELFFQLGSEILVSHSSADTLRYLQEMPEAERLAMGDRARQRVLSAHTAAHRAAELEQYINAVLKA, from the coding sequence CTGAAAATTATCATACTAGGTCTGTCGATCACTTCCTCCTGGGGCAACGGTCATGCAACCACCTACCGGGGGTTGGTGCGGGAACTCTGCAATCGGGGACACGAGGTATTGTTTTTAGAACGAGATGTTCCCTGGTACGCTGTCCATCGTGACTTACCTCAACCTCCGTATGGGAGAACGGAGTTGTATACAAATCTGCAAGAGCTGAAAGACCGCTTTGCTAAAGAAGTTCAAGCTGCTGACTTGGTGATGGTAGGGTCCTATGTCCCTGAAGGAGTAGCGGTTGGGGAGTGGGTGACGAAGATTGCTCAGGCGGTAACTGCCTTTTACGACATTGACACCCCGGTAACCCTGGCAAAGTTAGAACGGGGTGATAGGGAGTATCTCTGCCGCGAGTTGATTCCCCGCTATCACCTGTACCTCTCGTTTACAGGGGGTCCCATCCTTGACTGGATCGAGCAGCATTATGGTTCCCCTATGACTCGACCTCTCTATTGTGCTGTCGATCCGGCGCTCTACTATCCGGAAGCAACTGAGCCAAAGTGGGATTTGGGATATATGGGAACCTATAGCGATGACCGCCAGCCGGTGTTAGATCGACTCATGCTTGAACCTGCCCGTGGCTGGGTAGCTGGCTGTATGGTCGTGGCTGGACCGCAATATCCTGTTGATATTCAGTGGCCTGGGAACGTGGAGCGGATTGAACATCTCCCTCCCGCTGAGCACCGGGCTTTTTATAATGCCCAGAGATTCACTCTCAATATCACTCGAGCAGATATGGTACGGGCAGGCTATGCTCCCAGTGTGCGCCTGTTTGAAGCGGCTGCTTGCGCCACGCCGATTATTAGTGACTACTGGCAGGGGCTAGAGCTCTTTTTTCAGTTGGGTTCAGAAATTCTAGTATCTCATTCCTCGGCGGATACCCTACGGTACTTGCAGGAAATGCCAGAGGCAGAGCGCCTTGCTATGGGCGATCGCGCCCGTCAACGAGTCTTATCAGCTCATACTGCAGCTCACCGCGCTGCCGAACTTGAACAGTATATAAACGCGGTTTTAAAGGCTTGA
- a CDS encoding NAD-dependent epimerase/dehydratase family protein, whose product MRPSIGVCEWFRPGEYERVESLLADLETLGITELRTGISWADWHTQAGQEWYHWFLPRLAQSVNVLPCFHYTPPSLGIQPKTSAPPRQLKAYADFIDVMITEFGDCFEWVELWNEPNNLADWDWRLDPNWDFFCEMVGSAAYWSHQRGKKTVLAGMAPIDLNWLHLIARRGVLAEIDAVGIHGFPGTWEFDWQEWAVNVSQLREIVTEYGSTAEVWITETGFSTWQHDEYAQLQAFLHAIAAPVERVYWYCGIDLHPDVPTQDGLYCDVRHYHMGLKQVDGTPKLLYRLWSDRGLKTVQQVLELGKLSLQCQEERPVLITGGAGFIGTNLAHRLLSSGQSVLVFDNLSRPGVEQNLSWLREMHGDRLQIKIADVRNSYALQQAVAGAAQIFHLAAQVAVTTSLKNPVHDFEINVQGALNLLEALRALENPPPLVFTSTNKVYGGLEDIKLQLDGRRYQPIDNLTRTFGIGEDRPLEFHSPYGCSKGAADQYVLDYARTFGLSAVVFRMSCIYGPHQFGTEDQGWVAHFLIRALAGQPICLYGDGMQVRDVLFVEDLVDACILAQNHMGTLSGQAFNLGGGSTNTTSLLELIDLIEQIHGTRPPVQFDRWRSGDQRYYVANIGKFSTATGWLPQMSVRQGVQTLYQWLCSSRGLPATQLVAGGEAR is encoded by the coding sequence GTGAGACCAAGCATTGGGGTGTGTGAGTGGTTTCGACCGGGTGAGTATGAACGGGTCGAGTCATTGTTAGCCGATCTGGAAACGCTGGGAATTACGGAACTGCGTACAGGTATTTCCTGGGCTGATTGGCACACACAGGCAGGGCAGGAATGGTATCACTGGTTTTTGCCACGGCTGGCTCAATCTGTCAATGTTCTACCTTGTTTCCACTACACACCACCTTCTTTAGGAATTCAACCGAAGACATCAGCGCCGCCGCGCCAGCTAAAAGCTTACGCTGACTTTATCGATGTGATGATTACGGAGTTTGGCGACTGTTTTGAGTGGGTAGAACTTTGGAATGAGCCGAATAATTTGGCGGACTGGGACTGGCGGCTCGATCCCAATTGGGACTTTTTTTGTGAAATGGTTGGTAGTGCTGCTTATTGGTCTCACCAACGAGGTAAAAAGACTGTTCTGGCTGGCATGGCTCCGATTGACTTAAATTGGTTGCACTTGATTGCCCGACGGGGAGTCTTGGCTGAAATTGATGCAGTGGGTATTCATGGCTTCCCAGGAACTTGGGAATTCGATTGGCAAGAGTGGGCTGTGAATGTTTCCCAACTGCGAGAGATCGTGACTGAGTACGGCTCAACGGCAGAAGTGTGGATTACGGAAACGGGGTTTTCCACCTGGCAGCATGATGAGTATGCCCAGCTTCAAGCTTTTCTCCACGCGATCGCCGCCCCAGTAGAGCGAGTGTACTGGTATTGCGGCATCGATCTCCACCCTGATGTACCAACTCAAGATGGGCTCTACTGCGATGTCCGCCACTATCACATGGGTCTGAAACAGGTTGATGGTACACCAAAGCTGCTCTATCGTCTGTGGTCAGATCGGGGTCTAAAAACAGTTCAACAGGTCTTAGAACTTGGGAAACTCTCGCTTCAATGCCAGGAAGAACGTCCGGTGCTGATTACCGGCGGGGCAGGATTTATTGGTACTAATCTGGCCCATCGTCTGCTGAGTTCCGGGCAGTCGGTGCTCGTATTTGACAACCTCTCCCGACCAGGGGTGGAACAAAACTTGTCTTGGCTGCGGGAGATGCATGGCGATCGCCTCCAGATTAAGATTGCCGATGTCCGCAACTCCTACGCCTTGCAGCAGGCTGTGGCAGGGGCGGCGCAGATATTTCATCTGGCTGCTCAGGTGGCGGTAACCACCAGCTTGAAAAATCCAGTTCACGATTTTGAGATAAATGTCCAAGGTGCCCTAAACCTACTGGAGGCGTTGCGGGCTTTAGAAAATCCGCCACCCCTTGTCTTCACGTCTACAAACAAAGTTTACGGCGGGCTTGAAGATATTAAGTTGCAACTGGATGGCAGGCGCTATCAGCCAATCGACAATTTAACCCGGACATTTGGCATTGGCGAGGATCGGCCACTGGAATTTCACAGTCCCTACGGTTGCTCCAAAGGAGCCGCCGATCAGTATGTCCTCGATTATGCCCGTACCTTTGGTCTATCTGCCGTCGTGTTTCGCATGAGCTGTATCTATGGTCCCCACCAGTTTGGTACGGAGGATCAAGGATGGGTAGCCCATTTTCTGATTCGTGCCCTTGCAGGTCAGCCAATTTGCTTGTATGGAGACGGGATGCAGGTACGGGATGTGCTGTTTGTGGAAGACCTGGTAGATGCCTGTATACTGGCACAAAACCACATGGGTACGCTTTCCGGTCAGGCGTTCAACCTAGGAGGCGGTTCCACCAATACAACTAGTTTATTGGAATTGATTGACTTAATTGAGCAGATCCACGGTACCCGACCACCTGTGCAATTCGATCGCTGGCGTTCCGGCGACCAACGCTACTACGTCGCTAACATTGGCAAGTTTTCCACGGCAACGGGTTGGCTGCCTCAGATGAGTGTGCGCCAGGGTGTGCAAACTCTGTATCAGTGGTTATGCTCCTCGCGGGGTTTACCTGCCACGCAACTAGTAGCTGGAGGAGAAGCACGTTGA
- a CDS encoding NAD-dependent epimerase/dehydratase family protein: protein MSKHILITGGAGFVGSHLADELLAKGYQVRVLDNLTPQVHGPDARRPDYLDPEIELIIGDVRDPDILRQALKGIDAVYHLAANVGVGQSMYEIAQYTSVNNMGTAVLLEALVEQPVERLIVASSMSLYGEGLYLTPDGDQTVVDQRSLYQLKTRDWEIHNAAGEVLTPIPTPESKTPALPSIYALSKFDQEQMCLTIGRAYGIRTVALRFFNIFGTRQALSNPYTGVLAIFASRLLNNQPPLINEDGYQQRDFVSVYDVAQACRLALEVPEAAGHVFNVGSGRHYTIREIAERMAQVLGKEWIQPEITAKYRMGDIRHCFADITQARQVLGYEPQVTLSEGLIELAAWLEGQVSLDRVAEARSELATRGLTV, encoded by the coding sequence ATGAGTAAACACATTCTGATCACGGGTGGAGCCGGATTCGTTGGTTCGCATTTAGCTGATGAACTACTAGCCAAGGGATACCAGGTCCGGGTTCTTGATAATCTAACTCCCCAAGTTCATGGACCAGATGCAAGACGACCCGACTATCTAGACCCTGAAATCGAGTTGATTATTGGTGATGTTCGTGACCCTGACATCCTGCGGCAGGCACTCAAAGGTATTGATGCAGTCTACCACCTGGCAGCTAACGTCGGGGTTGGTCAGAGTATGTACGAAATTGCCCAGTACACCAGCGTCAACAACATGGGCACAGCCGTCCTGTTAGAAGCGCTGGTTGAGCAGCCGGTTGAGCGCCTAATTGTCGCTTCGAGTATGAGCCTGTATGGTGAAGGTCTCTACCTCACGCCCGATGGCGACCAAACTGTGGTAGACCAACGGAGTCTCTACCAACTGAAAACCAGGGACTGGGAAATCCACAATGCAGCCGGGGAGGTACTGACACCCATTCCCACACCCGAGAGTAAAACTCCGGCTTTGCCTTCGATCTATGCTCTCTCTAAATTTGATCAAGAGCAGATGTGCTTGACGATCGGCCGAGCCTATGGCATTCGTACCGTTGCCTTACGCTTCTTCAATATTTTTGGCACCCGTCAAGCCCTTTCTAATCCCTATACTGGCGTTTTAGCGATCTTTGCATCGAGATTGCTGAACAACCAGCCGCCGCTGATCAATGAGGATGGCTACCAACAGCGGGACTTTGTCAGTGTGTACGACGTTGCCCAAGCTTGCCGGTTAGCTCTGGAAGTTCCCGAGGCAGCGGGACATGTCTTTAATGTAGGCAGTGGTCGCCACTACACCATTCGAGAGATTGCAGAGCGGATGGCTCAAGTGTTGGGCAAGGAATGGATTCAACCTGAAATTACGGCTAAATACCGCATGGGAGACATCCGTCATTGCTTTGCAGACATCACTCAAGCGCGTCAAGTGCTGGGGTATGAGCCGCAGGTAACACTGTCGGAAGGATTGATTGAACTAGCAGCTTGGCTTGAGGGGCAGGTTTCATTAGACCGGGTTGCAGAAGCTCGCTCAGAACTTGCCACCCGAGGATTAACAGTATGA
- a CDS encoding TIGR04295 family B12-binding domain-containing radical SAM protein, translated as MKYALINPNWSFEGSIYFGCREAHLPLEYGYAKALLEQAGHEVLLVDGQLEDLNPAEMRSRVAAFQPDFTVVTTAPSYLFWRCAPPELRVPQTVVRNLREVGGTLVVIGPHGSTTPQATLRKLGADVVILGECEEILPQLTNPWQQVSSLCYWEEGPRVQGGPHASDMSTLPALHWPADMIQRHHHHHHRFEAVPTGPGAEMETSRGCPYHCSFCAKENFRDRYRKRPLAVILEELDGLLAQGVEYIYFIDEIFLPNQELLQALVNRPVKFGVQTRIDRWNRPMLDLLGAAGCVSIEAGVESITATGRQLLDKHCKLSTEELSDRLIYAKQRVPFVQANLLESKVDAPEAVSQWRQHLQNFGVWANQPVPLFPYPGSPDYTKKWGLPDDQAWERAHADYLETYAQFSDIQSEQPLPLPQLERCES; from the coding sequence TTGAAATATGCCTTGATTAATCCCAATTGGAGCTTTGAGGGCAGCATCTACTTTGGCTGCCGGGAGGCTCACCTGCCCTTGGAATACGGCTATGCCAAGGCACTGCTAGAGCAAGCTGGACACGAAGTACTGCTGGTAGATGGACAGTTGGAAGATCTCAATCCGGCAGAGATGCGATCGCGAGTTGCTGCCTTCCAGCCAGATTTTACCGTCGTCACGACTGCCCCCAGCTATTTGTTCTGGCGCTGTGCACCGCCAGAATTGCGGGTTCCTCAAACTGTTGTGCGGAATCTCCGGGAAGTAGGGGGAACACTGGTGGTGATTGGTCCCCACGGCTCCACTACACCCCAGGCGACCCTGAGGAAGCTGGGAGCAGACGTTGTAATCCTGGGAGAATGTGAGGAAATTCTGCCCCAACTGACTAACCCTTGGCAACAGGTTTCTTCCCTTTGCTACTGGGAAGAGGGACCTCGGGTGCAGGGAGGTCCCCACGCCTCTGACATGAGTACCCTCCCAGCCCTGCACTGGCCGGCGGACATGATTCAGCGTCACCACCATCATCACCACCGGTTTGAGGCTGTTCCCACCGGACCGGGGGCAGAGATGGAAACTTCTCGGGGGTGTCCTTACCACTGTTCCTTCTGTGCCAAGGAAAACTTCCGCGATCGCTATCGCAAGCGTCCTCTGGCAGTGATTTTGGAGGAACTAGACGGACTACTGGCTCAAGGGGTTGAGTATATCTACTTCATTGATGAAATTTTCCTGCCCAATCAGGAACTCCTACAGGCGCTGGTGAATCGTCCGGTCAAATTTGGCGTGCAGACCCGGATCGATCGATGGAACCGACCAATGCTGGATCTCCTAGGGGCAGCAGGTTGCGTTTCTATTGAAGCTGGGGTGGAGAGCATTACAGCGACCGGTCGGCAACTTCTGGATAAACACTGCAAACTTTCCACTGAAGAACTGAGCGATCGCCTGATCTATGCCAAACAGCGGGTACCCTTTGTGCAGGCGAATCTCCTAGAATCCAAGGTGGATGCTCCCGAAGCCGTTTCCCAGTGGCGGCAGCACTTACAGAATTTTGGCGTCTGGGCAAATCAGCCGGTTCCCCTTTTTCCTTATCCGGGTTCTCCGGACTACACGAAAAAGTGGGGTCTGCCCGACGATCAAGCTTGGGAGCGAGCCCATGCTGATTATTTGGAAACTTATGCCCAATTCAGTGATATCCAGTCAGAACAGCCCCTGCCCCTGCCCCAGTTAGAGCGATGCGAATCTTGA
- a CDS encoding glycosyltransferase family A protein translates to MISHFPLISVIVPAYNAEAFIAQTLKSVLSQTYSNIEVLVVDDGSEDKTTEIVKLIAQKDDRIRLLRQSNAGVAAARNLAIQNSRGEYIAPIDADDIWYSQKLEKQVHLMLEVDPWVGLVYTWSAYINQEGLLTGSGQASILEGEVYIPLMYSNFLGNASTPLIRRTCFEQVGGYNCQLKAHNAQGCEDWELYLRIAEYYQFRVVPEFLLGYRQVFGSMASNCTSMVRSYHLVIADVQQRHPEIHPIIYQWSSSNFYFYLAGKSNQCGDYWNSISYLYKASLLDFLPLLRPRLYRLLLVNLLKIAAKPVTSLIWQDHHSWLKFQQRLRLIYWELKISHLNRKQIKNLQRFPWKHYYWFMSQRWSRIENSRQLFFSGSNAICKRVAR, encoded by the coding sequence ATGATTTCTCATTTTCCCTTGATTTCAGTTATTGTACCTGCATATAACGCTGAAGCTTTTATTGCTCAAACACTTAAGTCTGTGCTCTCTCAAACATATAGCAATATTGAAGTTTTAGTTGTTGATGATGGTTCCGAAGATAAAACTACTGAAATTGTCAAATTGATCGCTCAAAAAGACGACCGAATCAGACTATTGCGGCAGTCAAATGCAGGAGTTGCTGCTGCTCGCAACTTAGCAATTCAAAACTCTAGAGGAGAATATATTGCACCCATTGATGCGGATGACATTTGGTATTCTCAAAAACTAGAAAAGCAAGTCCATCTGATGTTAGAAGTTGATCCATGGGTAGGGTTAGTCTATACCTGGTCAGCTTACATTAATCAAGAGGGCTTACTCACTGGGTCAGGCCAAGCATCTATTTTAGAAGGAGAGGTTTACATACCTCTGATGTATAGTAACTTTTTAGGCAATGCTAGCACACCTTTAATCCGGCGTACCTGTTTTGAGCAGGTTGGTGGCTACAACTGCCAATTGAAAGCACATAATGCTCAAGGATGTGAGGACTGGGAGCTTTATTTACGGATTGCTGAATATTATCAATTCCGAGTTGTGCCAGAATTTTTACTCGGTTATCGTCAGGTATTTGGAAGTATGGCTAGCAACTGTACGTCGATGGTCCGCTCCTATCATCTAGTTATCGCAGATGTTCAGCAACGACACCCAGAAATTCACCCAATTATCTATCAATGGTCTAGTAGTAATTTCTACTTCTACCTAGCAGGCAAAAGCAACCAGTGCGGTGACTATTGGAATAGCATATCCTACCTGTACAAAGCTTCACTATTAGATTTTTTACCTCTTTTACGTCCTCGTCTATATAGGCTGTTGCTCGTGAACTTGTTGAAGATTGCAGCCAAGCCAGTTACTTCCTTAATTTGGCAAGATCACCACTCATGGTTAAAGTTTCAGCAACGGCTTAGGTTAATTTATTGGGAGCTTAAAATTTCTCATCTCAACAGAAAACAGATAAAAAACCTGCAACGATTTCCGTGGAAACATTACTACTGGTTTATGTCACAAAGATGGTCTCGGATCGAAAACAGCCGTCAGTTATTTTTCTCAGGTAGTAATGCTATCTGCAAAAGAGTTGCCCGATGA
- a CDS encoding glycosyltransferase family 4 protein, with the protein MRILMTADPIGGVWTYALELAQGLGEKGVDVAIATMGAPLTREQRLEIQQLPGLEVFESRFKLEWMDDPWADIARAGEWLLQLETQLQPDIVHLNGYVHGALPWCTSTLIVGHSCVLSWWQAVKGKAAPRDWDRYRQAITQGLQATERVIAPSHAMLAALQQHYGPLPECRVIPNGRNPARFRPGEKSEIILSVGRLWDEAKNLSVLEQVASDLEWPIYVAGELRHPQGGAVEPEQVRLLGRLSCPALIPWLAQAAIYALPARYEPFGLSILEAGLAGCALVLGDIPSLREIWREAALFVPPDDIEALRHSLKGLIANPERRKILAVKARDRALKFTSQRMAAGYLAVYAELANANMQSDQAEATCKS; encoded by the coding sequence ATGCGAATCTTGATGACCGCCGATCCGATTGGGGGGGTGTGGACGTATGCCCTAGAGCTGGCTCAAGGCTTAGGGGAGAAAGGAGTGGATGTGGCGATCGCTACGATGGGCGCGCCACTGACGCGGGAACAACGGTTAGAAATACAACAACTTCCTGGTTTGGAGGTGTTTGAGAGCCGCTTTAAACTAGAGTGGATGGACGATCCCTGGGCTGATATCGCTCGAGCTGGCGAGTGGTTGTTGCAACTGGAAACTCAGCTTCAGCCAGATATCGTTCACCTGAATGGATACGTTCACGGTGCCCTTCCCTGGTGTACCTCTACGCTAATTGTGGGTCACTCCTGTGTTCTCTCCTGGTGGCAGGCAGTCAAGGGAAAAGCAGCCCCAAGAGACTGGGATCGGTATCGTCAGGCAATAACCCAAGGATTACAGGCAACGGAGCGAGTAATTGCCCCCTCCCATGCCATGCTAGCTGCGCTGCAGCAACATTATGGACCGTTGCCTGAGTGTAGGGTGATTCCCAATGGTCGCAATCCGGCTCGATTTAGACCCGGGGAAAAATCTGAAATCATCCTCAGTGTGGGACGATTATGGGATGAAGCCAAAAATCTATCCGTCCTGGAACAGGTGGCTTCTGACTTGGAGTGGCCAATTTATGTCGCCGGAGAGCTTCGGCATCCCCAAGGCGGAGCAGTGGAGCCTGAACAGGTACGTTTGTTAGGTCGTCTATCTTGCCCAGCCCTGATTCCCTGGTTGGCTCAAGCCGCCATCTATGCCTTACCTGCCCGCTATGAGCCCTTTGGTCTCTCGATTCTGGAAGCAGGGTTGGCTGGCTGTGCCTTAGTCCTAGGGGATATTCCCAGCCTGCGAGAAATCTGGCGGGAAGCAGCGCTGTTTGTACCTCCAGATGATATCGAAGCCTTGAGGCACAGCTTGAAAGGTCTGATTGCCAATCCTGAGCGTCGGAAAATTTTGGCAGTTAAGGCTCGCGATCGCGCCTTAAAATTTACCTCGCAGCGGATGGCGGCTGGTTACCTGGCAGTCTATGCCGAGCTCGCAAATGCCAATATGCAATCAGATCAAGCGGAAGCAACATGCAAATCGTAA
- a CDS encoding glycosyltransferase: protein MKSGLKIAFFGSSLVSAYWNGAATYYRGIIRALSDRAHQVTFYEPDAFGRQEHRDIPDPDWAKVVVYPATEVGVFQALERAKGADLIVKASGVGVFDTLLEAAILELKQSSNLIGFWDVDAPATLDRVQADPTDPFRSLIPRYDLVLTYGGGEPVVQAYTALGARSCTLIYNALDPTTHYPVPPDPKFAADLSFLGNRLPDREARVDEFFFQAAVQLPTSDFLLGGSGWDDKALPQNVRTLGHVRTSDHNAFNCTARAVLNINRQSMANYGFSPATRVFEAVGAGACLITDFWQGIEQFLEPEQEILVVQDGQQVAQLLQSLTPDRARRIGAAARKRVLAEHTYTHRVTQIEQLL from the coding sequence ATGAAATCCGGTCTCAAGATTGCCTTTTTTGGCTCTAGCCTGGTGTCTGCCTATTGGAATGGAGCGGCAACTTATTACCGGGGTATCATCCGCGCCTTGAGCGATCGCGCTCATCAGGTGACATTCTATGAACCGGATGCCTTTGGTCGCCAAGAACACCGGGACATTCCCGATCCAGATTGGGCCAAAGTTGTAGTATATCCAGCAACTGAAGTCGGGGTATTCCAGGCACTGGAACGAGCAAAAGGTGCTGACCTGATCGTCAAGGCTAGTGGTGTTGGAGTGTTTGATACCCTGCTTGAGGCAGCGATTCTGGAACTGAAACAATCCAGCAATCTGATTGGCTTCTGGGATGTGGATGCACCTGCCACCTTGGATCGAGTGCAAGCCGATCCAACCGATCCCTTTCGCTCCTTAATCCCTCGGTACGATCTAGTTTTAACCTACGGGGGTGGGGAGCCGGTGGTTCAAGCCTACACTGCCCTCGGTGCGCGCAGCTGTACCCTCATTTACAATGCCTTGGACCCCACCACCCATTACCCGGTACCGCCAGACCCAAAGTTTGCCGCCGATCTTAGTTTTCTGGGTAATCGCTTGCCAGATCGGGAAGCACGGGTCGATGAATTTTTTTTCCAAGCTGCTGTTCAGCTGCCAACGAGTGATTTTTTACTAGGGGGAAGCGGCTGGGATGACAAAGCGCTGCCCCAAAATGTCCGCACTCTCGGTCACGTCCGCACCTCAGATCATAACGCCTTCAATTGCACCGCACGAGCTGTTTTAAACATTAACCGCCAGAGCATGGCCAACTATGGTTTCTCCCCGGCGACACGGGTGTTTGAGGCAGTGGGAGCAGGGGCATGTTTGATCACAGATTTTTGGCAAGGAATAGAGCAATTTCTGGAGCCAGAGCAGGAGATCCTAGTCGTCCAAGATGGACAGCAGGTTGCCCAACTGCTACAGTCGCTAACACCCGATCGAGCTCGCCGGATCGGTGCAGCTGCGCGGAAAAGAGTTTTGGCAGAACATACTTATACCCACCGCGTTACTCAAATTGAGCAATTACTCTAA